The following are from one region of the Carnobacterium gallinarum DSM 4847 genome:
- a CDS encoding histidine phosphatase family protein, with the protein MTTTLYFVRHGQTLWNLEERMQGQLNSALTNLGIQQAQALSNFLPEKKIDCCYVSTSLRAIQTAQLITTKLAIPINESSQLQEIKMGPWEGQSKLEIQQNYPHSWEQFWHAPHDYQPNGNGENFQQLQQRSVAKIKKICHENNGKTILIVSHRITIKVLLAHFLEQPLMDLWKNGDILPTSLSCVEISSDHTNNVTLYSDISHYQKNKAE; encoded by the coding sequence ATGACAACAACCTTATATTTTGTACGACACGGGCAAACCCTTTGGAATCTTGAAGAGCGCATGCAAGGACAGTTAAACTCTGCTTTAACCAATTTAGGGATTCAGCAAGCACAGGCTTTATCTAATTTCTTACCTGAAAAAAAAATCGACTGTTGTTATGTTAGTACCAGTCTACGAGCTATTCAAACAGCACAATTAATTACTACCAAACTCGCAATCCCAATTAACGAATCCTCTCAACTACAAGAAATTAAAATGGGACCTTGGGAAGGTCAAAGTAAGCTAGAAATTCAGCAAAACTATCCACATAGTTGGGAACAGTTCTGGCATGCCCCACATGACTATCAGCCAAATGGAAATGGCGAGAACTTCCAACAACTCCAACAACGATCCGTTGCTAAAATTAAGAAAATCTGTCATGAAAATAATGGCAAAACGATTTTAATTGTTTCTCATCGCATCACCATTAAAGTTTTATTAGCTCATTTTCTAGAGCAACCTCTGATGGATCTCTGGAAGAATGGAGACATTCTTCCAACTAGCCTGAGTTGTGTTGAAATAAGCTCCGATCACACTAACAACGTGACACTCTACAGCGACATTTCTCATTATCAAAAAAACAAAGCTGAATAA
- a CDS encoding ParM/StbA family protein, producing the protein MKIVVIDPGKNEVKSFCFSDNGNLELVNSFPSKTREVIEERFLEEDSSLRQYRMELDGDYYMIGEGVDTTYNTELTKNTLHHKLCIYATIADYVTEPDEEILLVLGYPSTDFQNNFRREDYQNLIFGDKNGHIEFAQNGEPVSFQLMNVIVLPEGQAMLPRMTEVDDYYSLYVLDIGGQNVNFREFDNKGNAKTAFSIDVAGVNFLERALEAELRRAIENPNVNFRGIDYNKAILEGKITDIGAIEGFADSTSFITNVVQSFVKKEIMDELAVRGYNINARGQHIIFTGGGSLLLQPYIEDLLKGNKTNLIFSKSAKWDNCLSYTIKAFQDQFTSNEQFTSFIKPIYGELMKNNFSDFYKDVKQEESTENDGTMDFNRIL; encoded by the coding sequence ATGAAAATAGTTGTAATTGATCCAGGTAAAAATGAAGTAAAAAGCTTTTGTTTTTCAGATAATGGAAATTTAGAATTAGTTAATTCATTTCCATCAAAAACAAGAGAAGTTATCGAGGAGCGCTTTTTAGAAGAAGATAGCTCATTACGTCAATATCGCATGGAATTAGATGGTGATTATTATATGATCGGTGAAGGTGTTGACACAACTTACAACACTGAACTAACTAAAAATACACTTCATCATAAATTATGTATCTATGCAACTATCGCTGATTATGTAACAGAACCAGACGAGGAAATTCTATTAGTTTTAGGTTACCCATCGACTGACTTCCAAAACAATTTCCGCAGAGAAGATTATCAGAACTTAATTTTTGGAGACAAAAATGGCCACATTGAGTTTGCTCAAAACGGCGAACCAGTTTCATTCCAATTAATGAATGTGATTGTGTTACCTGAAGGACAAGCTATGTTACCTAGAATGACTGAAGTTGATGATTATTATTCACTTTATGTATTAGATATCGGCGGACAAAATGTTAACTTCCGTGAATTTGATAATAAAGGCAATGCAAAAACAGCTTTCTCTATTGATGTTGCAGGTGTGAATTTCTTAGAACGCGCTCTTGAAGCTGAGCTTCGCCGTGCTATTGAAAATCCAAATGTTAACTTCCGTGGAATTGATTACAACAAAGCAATTTTAGAAGGAAAAATCACAGATATTGGTGCTATTGAAGGATTTGCAGATTCAACAAGTTTTATCACGAACGTTGTTCAATCTTTTGTTAAAAAAGAGATTATGGATGAATTAGCTGTTCGCGGATACAACATCAATGCTCGTGGTCAACATATTATTTTCACTGGTGGCGGTAGCTTATTGTTGCAACCTTATATTGAAGATTTATTAAAAGGAAATAAAACAAACCTTATCTTCTCTAAATCTGCTAAATGGGATAATTGCTTATCTTATACAATTAAAGCTTTCCAAGATCAATTTACATCGAATGAACAATTTACAAGTTTCATTAAACCAATTTATGGAGAATTAATGAAAAATAATTTTTCTGACTTTTACAAAGATGTAAAACAAGAAGAGTCTACAGAAAACGATGGAACAATGGATTTCAATCGTATTCTATAG
- a CDS encoding DUF805 domain-containing protein, whose amino-acid sequence MNIIDAYKAFWLNYVNFNGRASRSEYWWPTAINMIISSIFNAMYFTSLMVYLNEATVTGNTLSATLPTMPILGVIFGLAVVLPSLSLLIRRLHDTNKSGWLVLLAFIPFIGAIIIFVFTVLAGDQGDNPYGSNPLKG is encoded by the coding sequence TTGAATATCATCGATGCATATAAAGCGTTTTGGTTGAATTATGTTAACTTTAACGGACGCGCAAGCCGTTCAGAATATTGGTGGCCGACAGCAATTAATATGATTATTTCTTCAATTTTTAATGCAATGTATTTTACGTCACTAATGGTTTATCTTAATGAAGCTACGGTAACAGGTAATACGTTATCTGCTACATTACCAACAATGCCGATTTTGGGTGTGATATTTGGTTTAGCAGTAGTTCTTCCATCATTGTCATTATTAATTAGACGTTTACACGATACGAATAAAAGTGGCTGGTTAGTGTTATTAGCATTTATTCCTTTTATTGGAGCAATTATTATTTTTGTCTTCACAGTATTAGCTGGAGATCAAGGGGACAATCCTTATGGAAGCAACCCACTTAAAGGTTAG
- a CDS encoding LytTR family DNA-binding domain-containing protein: MKLLFKVNSKLPQHTIEINTHPAEQKNWPNIEDILKQSETKMVLINVKNNRKVQVNQSQIIAIESEGRMCNVSTETGETFLLASRLKQIEETNTSDAFLKINNHTIINKNFIKEFHSCGNAKIELILNNQTRYFVSRHYLKNFRRHLR; the protein is encoded by the coding sequence TTGAAGCTACTATTTAAAGTCAATTCTAAGCTGCCACAACACACCATTGAAATCAACACGCATCCTGCCGAACAAAAAAATTGGCCAAACATCGAAGATATCTTAAAACAGAGCGAAACGAAAATGGTTCTAATCAATGTGAAAAATAATCGAAAAGTACAAGTGAATCAATCACAAATCATCGCCATTGAATCAGAGGGTCGAATGTGTAATGTTAGTACTGAAACTGGTGAAACGTTCCTATTAGCTAGCCGTTTAAAACAAATTGAAGAAACAAATACCTCTGATGCTTTTCTAAAAATTAATAATCACACTATTATCAATAAAAATTTTATTAAAGAATTCCACTCATGTGGCAATGCAAAAATTGAACTTATTTTGAACAATCAAACACGTTATTTTGTTAGTCGACATTATCTTAAAAACTTTAGGAGGCATTTACGATGA
- a CDS encoding LysR family transcriptional regulator gives MNLHGLRLFYEVAKQKSVTKAAKNLMISQPSVTAQIKKFEKEEGITLFIPDGRGIQLTEIATELYCEAEKLFAIEQRIQQLIVQSRNQEAGQLKIAGNYLSMNYILPKWLTLFKEAFPNAEVQLSTLNTQDAIECLSHFQADLVIVGGGILDYQQQFVVKKIQNDELWFVVAPNHPAANRTIELEQLCAEKFVGRESGSYVQNQLELLFQQSQLQMPAITIRYNGLNEMIHGIKEGYGIGYCSALVSSELVEKGELARIYVSDRMNETGNYLGFRKNEGMSLLMKGFMELVVT, from the coding sequence ATGAATTTACATGGATTGCGACTTTTTTACGAAGTAGCCAAGCAGAAAAGTGTGACAAAAGCAGCAAAAAATTTAATGATTAGCCAACCGTCAGTTACGGCGCAAATTAAAAAATTTGAAAAAGAAGAGGGAATCACCTTGTTTATTCCTGATGGACGTGGCATTCAATTAACTGAAATTGCAACTGAATTGTACTGTGAAGCGGAGAAATTATTTGCGATTGAACAGCGAATTCAACAACTAATTGTGCAGTCCCGTAACCAAGAGGCAGGTCAACTGAAGATTGCTGGAAATTATTTGAGTATGAATTATATCTTACCTAAATGGTTAACTCTTTTTAAAGAAGCTTTTCCTAACGCAGAAGTTCAATTATCAACGTTAAATACTCAAGATGCAATTGAGTGTTTATCGCATTTTCAAGCAGATTTAGTGATTGTTGGTGGCGGTATTTTAGATTATCAACAGCAGTTTGTCGTAAAAAAAATTCAAAATGATGAGCTGTGGTTTGTTGTGGCTCCTAATCATCCAGCAGCCAATCGAACAATTGAATTAGAGCAGCTTTGTGCAGAAAAATTTGTTGGTCGTGAGTCAGGTAGCTATGTTCAAAACCAATTGGAGCTTCTTTTTCAACAAAGTCAATTACAGATGCCGGCTATAACGATTCGTTATAATGGTCTAAATGAAATGATTCATGGCATCAAAGAGGGTTATGGAATTGGGTATTGCTCAGCTTTAGTGAGTAGTGAATTAGTAGAAAAAGGTGAACTGGCTCGGATTTATGTATCGGATAGAATGAACGAAACAGGAAATTATTTGGGTTTTCGTAAAAATGAAGGAATGTCCTTGCTTATGAAGGGATTTATGGAGTTAGTGGTAACTTAA
- a CDS encoding lysylphosphatidylglycerol synthase domain-containing protein, with protein sequence MKLKLHALFSWFKKYETWFKVIFIVLILTFVCYETRSILADLKISLLKKSLNSQSWQSILLMTITGILSLLPMIGSDFVIVQLVPGFFSKRYILISGWITNTFANIAGIGGLVSAPLRMYFYGKSTNKKETALAVSKIELFLISGFCLQCFLTCLFLFIPNEFPSLTKYWPLVLLGSLLFPSLYITTRWRAKNLFTNFSAKQQWILFGASSFGWWFSFGAFALIGHLLNTNVSLLKLFIIFVVGSAIGMFSLVPGGLGTFDLFVLYGLTSLGTGKEVVIVWLIFYRFFAYVLPFLTGLLLFLPDLIKIITNNLKKVI encoded by the coding sequence ATGAAATTAAAACTACATGCTTTATTCAGTTGGTTTAAAAAATATGAGACTTGGTTTAAAGTTATTTTTATTGTACTCATCCTTACTTTTGTTTGCTATGAAACACGGTCCATTCTTGCTGATTTAAAAATATCTCTTTTGAAAAAAAGTTTAAATTCTCAAAGTTGGCAATCTATTCTGCTCATGACGATCACCGGAATACTCTCACTCCTACCTATGATTGGATCAGACTTTGTTATTGTTCAGCTCGTACCAGGCTTTTTCTCTAAACGTTATATTTTGATATCTGGTTGGATTACGAATACCTTTGCTAATATTGCAGGGATTGGGGGGTTAGTTAGTGCACCTTTGCGCATGTATTTTTATGGAAAAAGCACAAATAAAAAAGAGACTGCTCTGGCTGTCTCAAAAATAGAATTATTTTTAATTTCAGGCTTTTGTCTACAATGTTTTTTAACCTGTTTATTTTTATTCATTCCAAATGAATTCCCATCTTTAACTAAGTATTGGCCACTTGTTTTACTTGGTTCGTTACTTTTTCCTAGCTTATATATAACTACTAGGTGGCGCGCTAAAAACTTGTTCACTAATTTTTCAGCAAAACAACAATGGATTTTATTCGGCGCTTCAAGCTTTGGATGGTGGTTCTCTTTTGGAGCCTTTGCTTTAATTGGTCACTTACTGAATACGAATGTTAGCCTATTGAAATTATTTATCATTTTTGTAGTTGGTTCTGCTATCGGAATGTTTTCCTTAGTTCCTGGGGGATTAGGTACGTTTGATTTATTTGTTCTTTACGGATTAACAAGTCTTGGTACAGGAAAAGAAGTCGTTATCGTTTGGTTGATATTCTATCGTTTTTTTGCCTATGTTCTACCATTCCTTACAGGTCTTTTGTTATTTTTACCAGACCTAATCAAAATTATCACAAATAATTTAAAAAAAGTCATTTAA
- a CDS encoding DUF1266 domain-containing protein: protein MLLYIRLTRALKNSGAVTILGLILLFLGWTKDTYIKWNVEYTQYAIFGGGFLVLIGIYIFIRNFSGLLSTFENQQADFLFQHIAPEDKRKYLAVGALYSTHLYRTIECLDNFFLQKKENIDQGKKNIEEYWDIVDEQSAKKQLDWLLYRGHRNNYEVIDEVKFIFAQLQGQTAMTKELSILVKNIKKITYTCQKNNNEYIDETNIYKCSTISGWDYIRGVSVAKNCYNLGYLNEEEAWQYIISFGKNVKNEFSSWEELAISFLIGRYIWSEDCEQEEYVKKISDLFSFYDENEEDGFKENIWKKYSISEL from the coding sequence ATGTTATTATATATTCGCTTAACGCGTGCACTAAAAAATTCTGGAGCAGTTACTATACTAGGACTGATACTTTTGTTTTTGGGATGGACAAAAGATACTTATATTAAATGGAATGTAGAATACACACAATATGCTATATTTGGCGGCGGATTCTTAGTTTTAATAGGTATTTACATTTTTATTCGCAATTTTAGTGGTTTATTATCCACTTTTGAAAATCAACAAGCAGATTTTTTATTTCAACATATTGCGCCAGAAGATAAGCGGAAATATTTAGCTGTAGGAGCATTGTATTCAACCCATCTTTATCGAACTATCGAATGTTTGGATAATTTCTTTTTACAAAAAAAAGAAAACATAGATCAAGGAAAAAAGAATATTGAAGAGTATTGGGACATTGTTGATGAGCAGTCAGCGAAAAAACAACTTGATTGGTTGCTATACAGAGGACACCGAAATAATTATGAGGTAATTGATGAAGTAAAATTTATTTTTGCTCAGCTACAGGGACAGACTGCAATGACCAAAGAATTGTCGATACTAGTAAAAAATATAAAAAAAATTACTTACACTTGTCAAAAAAATAACAATGAGTATATTGATGAAACGAACATTTATAAGTGTAGTACTATTAGTGGTTGGGATTACATTCGTGGTGTTAGTGTTGCTAAAAATTGTTATAATTTAGGTTATTTAAATGAAGAAGAAGCGTGGCAGTATATAATCTCGTTTGGTAAAAATGTCAAAAATGAATTTTCTTCTTGGGAAGAACTTGCGATATCATTTTTAATTGGTCGTTATATTTGGTCAGAAGATTGTGAACAGGAAGAGTATGTTAAAAAAATATCAGATTTATTTTCTTTTTATGATGAAAATGAAGAAGATGGGTTTAAAGAAAATATTTGGAAAAAATATTCGATAAGTGAATTATAG